The Halobacillus ihumii genomic sequence CCATTCATATTCTGTGATATCAAAAATCCCTGTGAATGAAGCTTGTGTCCAATCCATAACAAATTCCCCTGTGAGTTTGTGATAAATAAACGTTGAAAGATTCCCCCACATATATATGGCTTCATATAAGTCCGGTTTATTTTCCTTCAGCCATAAAAGTGTTGTAATTGAAAACATGCCCGGCTCAATTCTGTTTTTAGTTACTTTATAGAGATGGTCAACCCCGACAGTTTCCTTAATCCAATGTGCCTGGGATTCACTTCTTTGATCCATATATACGATACCAGGATACAACGGAATCCCTTCTTCATTCATCATCACAGTCGAATTACAAAAAGTTGAAAGGGAGATGCCTGCTACCATGCCGCCTTCCTTTCGAACCCTGTCTATGGCCTTAGCAAGCAGGCTTTTAACCTTTTCCCATACTTCATTTAAACTGATTTCAATATAATTCTTCTCAGGGTATGTGAAAAAGTAACCCTCACTTAATACGAAAGAGAGGGTTGCTTTTTCATCCATTGCAGCTACCTTAATACTGCTGCTTCCAATATCAATTCCAATTACGTGTGACATAACAATCACCTGATTCGTTTAAATATTTTCGTACGCCAACTGATTATATAGCTCAAGAGCTTCTTTAGCCGTGCCATTTCCGTGAATAATATGTGCACATGCCTTTACTATAGCGGTTGGATTACTATTATTCCAAACAAAACGACCAAATGTAATACCAGTTCCACCCGCATCAATCACATCATAAATCATTTGGAAATAATCTTCCGGATTTGGTCCGATATCGCCACCCGCTACTACAACTTTACCAGGGGTTGATTCTACTACTTTTCTAAACGTCTCCGGAGAGCCGGTATATTTCGTTTTCACAATATCTACACCTAATTCAGCCCCTGCCCGGACAGCATAAGCCGTGTGTTTCCAATGATTTTTTTCACTTTCCGGGATCTGATTACCGCGCGGGTAAATATGAGCCACAACAGGCATCCCGTACGAGGCAGCTTTTCCGGTAATTAATCCAAGATTGCGGAGTTGTTCAGGTTGATCATCGCCGCCGACAATACAGCCCATTGACACCGCATCAGCGCCAAGTTGTATTGCCTCTTCAACTTCAGTAACGCCTACATCATAATTAGGCTGCCATGGTGAAAAAGTAGAACATTTCACAATTAAACCCGCTTTACCTGCATGCGGGGCAAAGCAGGTATCAGCAAGCCCTTTATGCATTGTGATCGCATCCGGCCCTCCCGCAATAATTTCATTAATCTTACGATCAATTGGCATGAGTTCTTCAAATATTCCCCTTGCCATAGCTTGATCCACTGCGACCGCCAACAATCGGCCACTTTCCTGATTCAATAAACGGTTTAAACGAACTTCTTTGCCTAACAATCCCATCATGATCACTCCTAAAATTATATTTTAAAATGAAAAACAAGATTAAATGTGAATTAACGATTTCATTCCAACACCATTTTTCACATC encodes the following:
- a CDS encoding class I fructose-bisphosphate aldolase, with translation MMGLLGKEVRLNRLLNQESGRLLAVAVDQAMARGIFEELMPIDRKINEIIAGGPDAITMHKGLADTCFAPHAGKAGLIVKCSTFSPWQPNYDVGVTEVEEAIQLGADAVSMGCIVGGDDQPEQLRNLGLITGKAASYGMPVVAHIYPRGNQIPESEKNHWKHTAYAVRAGAELGVDIVKTKYTGSPETFRKVVESTPGKVVVAGGDIGPNPEDYFQMIYDVIDAGGTGITFGRFVWNNSNPTAIVKACAHIIHGNGTAKEALELYNQLAYENI